TTCAGACAAACTCCGAATGCCAGATATTTATACACGGGAGTCAGACTGCGAGTGATAAGATCCGTAGTCAAGAGGGAAACAGCCCAGACCACCAGCTAAGGTCCCAAAGTAATCGTTAAGTGGAAAAGGATGTGGCGTTGCTTAGACAACCAGGATGTTGGCTTAGAAGCAGCCATCATTTAAAGAGTGCGTAATAGCTCACTGGTCGAGTGACGCTGCGCCGAAAATGTATCGGGGCTAAACGATTCACCGAAGCTGTGGATGCATCCGTATGGATGCGTGGTAGGAGAGCGTTCTAAGGGCGTTGAAGTCAGACCGGAAGGACTGGTGGAGCGCTTAGAAGTGAGAATGCCGGTATGAGTAGCGAAAGACGGGTGAGAATCCCGTCCACCGTATGACTAAGGTTTCCTGAGGAAGGCTCGTCCGCTCAGGGTTAGTCGGGACCTAAGCCGAGGCCGATAGGCGTAGGCGATGGACAACAGGTTGATATTCCTGTACCACCTCCTCACCGTTTGAGAAATGGGGGGACGCAGTAGGATAGGGTAAGCACGCCGTTGGTTGCGCGTGTTCAAGCAGTAAGGTGTGTATGTAGGCAAATCCGCATACTTTAACATTGAGCTGTGATGACGAGTCCGTATGGACGAAGTTCCTGATTTCACACTGCCAAGAAAAGCCTCTATCGAGGTGAGAGGTGCCCGTACCGCAAACCGACACAGGTAGTCGAGGAGAGAATCCTAAGGTGTGCGAGAGAACTCTCGTTAAGGAACTCGGCAAAATGACCCCGTAACTTCGGGAGAAGGGGTGCTCTGTTAGCGTGCAAGCGTGAGAGAGCCGCAGTGAATAGGCCCAGGCGACTGTTTAGCAAAAACACAGGTCTCTGCAAAACCGTAAGGTGACGTATAGGGGCTGACGCCTGCCCGGTGCTGGAAGGTTAAGAGGAGTGGTTAGCGCAAGCGAAGCTGCGAATTGAAGCCCCAGTAAACGGCGGCCGTAACTATAACGGTCCTAAGGTAGCGAAATTCCTTGTCGGGTAAGTTCCGACCCGCACGAAAGGCGTAACGATCTGGGCACTGTCTCAACGAGAGACTCGGTGAAATTATAGTACCTGTGAAGATGCAGGTTACCCGCGACAGGACGGAAAGACCCCGTGGAGCTTTACTGTAGCCTGATATTGAATTTTGGTACAACTTGTACAGGATAGGTAGGAGCCAGAGATCCCGGAGCGCCAGCTTCGGAGGAGGCGTCAGTGGGATACTACCCTGGTTGTATTGAACTTCTAACCCATGCCCCTTAGCGGGGTAGGAGACAGTGTCAGGCGGACAGTTTGACTGGGGCGGTCGCCTCCTAAAGAGTAACGGAGGCGCCCAAAGGTTCCCTCAGAATGGTTGGAAATCATTCGTAGAGTGTAAAGGCATAAGGGAGCTTGACTGCGAGACCTACAAGTCGAGCAGGGTCGAAAGACGGGCTTAGTGATCCGGTGGTTCCGCATGGAAGGGCCATCGCTCAACGGATAAAAGCTACCCCGGGGATAACAGGCTTATCTCCCCCAAGAGTCCACATCGACGGGGAGGTTTGGCACCTCGATGTCGGCTCATCGCATCCTGGGGCTGTAGTCGGTCCCAAGGGTTGGGCTGTTCGCCCATTAAAGCGGTACGCGAGCTGGGTTCAGAACGTCGTGAGACAGTTCGGTCCCTATCCGTCGTGGGCGTAGGAAATTTGAGAGGAGCTGTCCTTAGTACGAGAGGACCGGGATGGACACACCGCTGGTGTACCAGTTGTTCTGCCAAGAGCATCGCTGGGTAGCTATGTGTGGACGGGATAAGTGCTGAAAGCATCTAAGCATGAAGCCCCCCTCAAGATGAGATTTCCCATTACGCAAGTAAGTAAGACCCCTGAAAGACGATCAGGTAGATAGGTTCGAGGTGGAAGCGCAGTGATGTGTGGAGCTGACGAATACTAATCGGTCGAGGACTTAACCACAATTTATGAACATCAATGAAACGTTTATCCAGTTTTGAAAGAATAAATTCTTTCAACTTAATAAGTGAAGTGACGATGGCAAAGAGGTCACACCTGTTCCCATACCGAACACAGAAGTTAAGCTCTTTAGCGCCGATGGTAGTTGGGGGTTTCCCCCTGTGAGAGTAGGACGTCGCTTCACTTATTTTTTATTTTTTACGGAGGATTAGCTCAGCTGGGAGAGCACCTGCCTTACAAGCAGGGGGTCGGCGGTTCGAGCCCGTCATCCTCCATCCTTTCTAAAACGCCGGTGTAGCTCAGTTGGTAGAGCAACTGACTTGTAATCAGTAGGTCGAGGGTTCGACTCCTTTCGCCGGCACCATTTTAGAGAGAGCCATTAGCTCAGTTGGTAGAGCATCTGACTTTTAATCAGAGGGTCGAAGGTTCGAGTCCTTCATGGCTCACCAGTTTTTTAATTTCATAACTTGTCAGAATAAAAATATCTATGCATTTTTGCGGAAGTAGTTCAGTGGTAGAACACCACCTTGCCAAGGTGGGGGTCGCGAGTTCGAACCTCGTCTTCCGCTCCAAAAATGCCGGGGTGGCGGAACTGGCAGACGCACAGGACTTAAAATCCTGCGGTGAGTGATCACCGTGCCGGTTCGATTCCGGCCCTCGGCACCATCTTTCAAATAAATAATTGCGTTCGTAGCTCAATTGGATAGAGCATCTGACTACGAATCAGAAGGTTGTAGGTTCAAGTCCTGTCGAGCGCACCATTATTTTTGAAAAATATCTCAAGAGAAGTAAATAACAAGTTTAATATTATTGTCGCGGGGTGGAGCAGTGGTAGCTCGTCGGGCTCATAACCCGAAGGTCACAGGTTCAAGTCCTGTCCCCGCAACCAAATGGTCCCGTGGTGTAGCGGTTAACATGCCTGCCTGTCACGCAGGAGATCGCCGGTTCGATCCCGGTCGGGACCGCCATTTTTATTTTTAAGGCCCGTTGGTCAAGTGGTTAAGACACCGCCCTTTCACGGCGGTAACACGGGTTCGAATCCCGTACGGGTCATATCTAAGTATGTAGCATAGTGCTACATACTTTTTTTGTTTTTTAAAACTTATCTGCAAATAAGAAATAGAGAGATTAATTTAAAATCATTTGGTTTTTCCCTTTATCCGTATGGGTATTTTGCCAATCATCCACATAAAGGGATTCAAACGGCCACGTATGTAGTAGATGGTGCGCTTACGTATTATGATAATTTTTCGGGTTGTGGGCGTTTAGAAAAAAATGATTTTTAAATTATCACGTTAGGTAACGGCATTATTCATAATGAAGATCCAGATGTAGGGTACGACCGCACGCGTGTTACAGCTATGGATTAGCTTAAGTCCTGAAAACAAAAAGCACCACGCAAGCAAGCTACGTCGATATTTTAAGTGGTACAACACCACAAGTTGTGATGGACGGGGCAAAGGTCAATGTTAGCAGGGAATTTAGGAACGGTCACGCATCTCGAAAATCCAATGCCTGTTAATATTTACGAAGGTACAATAACGGGTGAATTTGAGCTGCCGATTGCAAAAGGCTATAACAGTTACTTTTATGTATTAGTAGGGTCTGGGGTAGTAAGCGAGGAAGCAGTCGACACATTTGATTTGACGCATTTTGAAGAAACAACTGATGCAAAGATAGTTCACATTACAGCAAATGAATCGATGCGCTTTTTATTCATTTCCGGGGAGCCGATTAAAGCACCTGTTGTCGTACGTGGGCGGTTTCAACAAGTATTTTTAGGTTATGAACACGGGGTAATTGTACCAAACCAACCAAAATAAAAACGGGAATGACTCGACTTAGCGAGCATTCCCGTTTTTTGCTTTAACGTTTTTGAACGGTGTTCCCTACAAAGAATTTCTTAATAAACGTCAAGCCTAAATTGAAGAGAAAAATAATGAGTGCGATGCGGAAGAACGCGATGAAATATTGCCACAGCGTTGTGGAATCCGTAAATAACAGTGACATATCACTCACGAGTTCAAACGTAAAATAACCTGCAATCCCAATAAAAAATATACCTGCAAAGAAATCTTTAATACTCATCGTGTGACCTCCATTCGATAAGTGAATGATACCACATCAATTATTTGTAAAATAGCTTAAATCGACCCAACTTGCTTTGTTGCTTGTACGAGCGCTTCAATTGTTGCCCAATCATCTTCAAGAAGTGCCGTTACGATTTTACTGCCAACAATCACTCCGTCGGCAATGTCGCCAAAGCTTTTCACATGCTCTGGTGTTGAAATTCCAAAGCCTGCTAATACCGGAATGGTGCTTACTTGTTTTAAACTTGCAAAGTGCTCGGCAAGCTGTGAGGCAAAGCTTGCACGTTCCCCAGTAATACCGTTTACCGTCACCGCATAAATAAAGCCTTCACTTGCTTCAGCTAATTTTTTTACACGCTCTGGAGGGCTCGTTAATGACACGAGCTGCACAAGTGCGATATCTTGCTGTTTTAGAGCAGGGTGAATGACGTCACGTTCCTCATATGGCATATCCGGTACGATTAAGCCTTTAACCCCAGCAAGGCGCGCATCACGTGCAAACGCATCAATGCCATACGCTAAAATCGGATTTAAGTAGGTCATCACGACAAGCGGTATCGTAATTTCATCGGCGAAGCTTGTTAACTGCGCGATGACTTTTTTTAACGTAACGCCACTTTTTAATGCACGTTCACCAGCTTGTTCAATAACTGGGCCATCTGCAACCGGATCTGTAAACGGAATGCCGACTTCAATTGCGGAAACGCCTAATTGCTGTAATTTTAAAATCGTTGGCTTTAATGTTGCCAGTCCACCGTCACCCGCCATAATGTACGGGACGAATGCTTTGTTGCCAGCTTGCAAGACGTTTTCTAATTGTTGTTGTAATGTCATACGTGGTCACCTCCGAGCTTGTCCATTAATGTGTGTACGTCCTTATCCCCGCGGCCTGATAAGCACACGACAATGATTTCATCTTGCGGACGTGTTTTTGCAAATTCCGCTGCATAGTAAATGGCATGTGCACTTTCTAATGCCGGTAAAATGCCTTCCGTTTCACATAGTAATTTCACACCTTCTAGTGCTTGGCTGTCAGTAACAGAAGGGTACTGCGCACGGCCTGATTCATGTAAATGACAGTGCTCTGGGCCAACACCTGGGTAATCAAGCCCCGCTGAAATCGAATGTGCTTCCTGTACGAAGCCGTTGTCATCTTGTAATAAATACATAAGCGCCCCGTGAAGTACACCCGTTTTTCCGACATGAATAGCTGCGGCATGCTTGTCGGTATCAACACCTGCACCCGCTGCTTCAATGCCGTAAAGTGCGACGTCTGTATCTGCTACGAACGGATAGAACATGCCGATTGCGTTACTACCACCGCCGATGCAGGCGATGATTGTATCCGGCAGGCGACCTTCTTGTTGTAAAATTTGAGCACGTGTCTCATCACCAATGACACGCTGGAAATCACGCACAATCGTTGGGAATGGGTGAGGGCCAAGTGCCGAGCCTAAAATATAATGCGTATCGTCCACATGTGTTACCCAGTGGCGTAGTGCTTCGTTTACGGCATCTTTTAACGTAGCAGAGCCTTTTTCCACGGCAACTACCTTTGTACCAAGGAGCTCCATACGAAATACGTTGAGCTGCTGACGGCGTACATCTTCTGCGCCCATATAGACAATGCATTCCATATCAAGTAATGCACAAGCCGTTGCTGTAGCAACCCCGTGCTGTCCTGCACCTGTTTCGGCAACGATTTTCTTTTTCCCCATGCGCTTCGCAAGTAGGGCCTGACCGATTGCGTTATTAATTTTATGTGCACCGGTATGGTTTAAGTCTTCACGCTTTAAGTAAATTTTCGCACCGCCCATTTTCGCGCTTAAACGTTCTGCGTAATAAAGTGGTGTTTCCCGGCCAACGTATTGCTTTAAGTAATAATTCAGCTCTTCTTGAAAGCTGGGATCATTTTTTGCTTCTTCATATGCTGCTTCTAATTCGGCTAATGGGGTCATTAATGTTTCCGGGACAAATTGTCCACCGAACTGTCCGAAGCGTCCTTTTAATACTGTCATAAAATCAGTTCTCCTTTCGCGCGTTCCACGAAACTTTTAATTTTGTCCGAACTTTTACGTCCATCTACCTCAACACCGCTCGAAACATCGACGGCAAACGGCTCTACTAACATAATCGCAATGCCAACGTTTTCTTCGGTTAAGCCACCAGCTAAAATGACTTTATCTAATAAAATACTGACGTCATCTAATAGAGTCCAATCGAAAGAGTGGCCACTACCACCGCGGAAATCACTTCCAGGTGCATCAAATAAATAGTAATCGACGTCATAAGTCGCCGCACGCTCTACATCTGCTTGTGTGCGAATCGAAAAGGCTTTAATCGCAGGAAGACCAATTGCTTTAATTTCCTCAGCAGATTCATCACCGTGGTATTGAATATAATCTAATCCTACTTGTGAGGCGATTTGTTTAATCGTTTCGGCATCTTCGTTGACAAACACGCCAACTTTTTTCACGTTTGCTGGGATATGTGCTACGAGTTCAACGGCCTGTTCTACCGTAATCCGGCGCTTACTCGGTGCAAACATGAGTCCAATAAAGTCCGCTCCTGCCGCGACTGCTGACTCAACATGCTCGACTTCTTTTAATCCGCAAATTTTTACTTTTGTCATCATTGTTCGCCAACCTTTGCTGAAAGTTCGATTTTTAGTGCTTTTAATGCCGCTTGTACATCGCCACTACGCATGAGTGATTCGCCAACTAATACACCTTTTGCACCTGCTTCGGCAACATAACGCGCATCGTCTTCATTCCAAATCCCGCTTTCGCTAATAAACGCGATTGTTGACGAGGGAACGTGTGTCGCAATGTCACGTGTCGTTTCAAGTGACACCTCAAATGTTTTTAAATTTCGATTGTTTACGCCAATAATCTTTGCATCAATCGCTACGGCACGCTGTAATTCTTCCACGTCATGTACCTCAACAAGTACTTCTAAGCCAAGGTTTGTGGCATACGTATGAAGCGCTTGTAACGCTTCATCGGTTAACGCCGCTACAATAAGTAACACAACAGAGGCCCCAGCCGCTTTCGCATAATCCAGCTGGACTTCATGAATGATGAAGTCCTTACACAAAACAGGGATATTGACCGCTTGTGCAACAGCATTTAAATCATCGAAGCTTCCCTTGAAAAAGGCTTGTTCTGTCAACACCGAAATGCAGGCAGCTCCGGCTAACTCGTATTGCGTCGCTTGCTCAACAGGATCGATATGTGTCGCAATATCCCCTTGAGAAGGGGAGGCACGTTTCATTTCAGAAATGACTTGTAACGTGTTCGTACTGCGTAATGTTTCGTATAGGGAAGGGCGCACTTTTGTAATACTTGGAAAGCTTGGTGCATTGGCAAGTAGCCCTGGAAGTTCTGATTTTTTTTGTTCGATAATTTTATTTAAAATGGTCATGTTAACGATTCCTCCTCAGCGACTTGTTGACTATAAGCCACCACATTTTCTAGCTTTTCAAGTGCACGACCTGAAAGAATGCTGTCTTTTGCAAGCTCGATGCCTTCTTTCATCGTGTCGGCTAGGCCGTATGCAAAAAAGCCAATGCCTGCATTTAACACAACCGTATCGAAATACACGCTTTGTTTCCCTTTTAATAGATCGCGCATAATTATCGCGTTTTCTTGAGGGGTCCCGCCACGAATCGCGGAGAGGGGCTGCTGTGTTAAGCCAACATCCTCAGCGCGTAATTTAAACGGAATAATGTCGCCACGGTCGAGTAACACGAATGTATTTTCACCGGCTAGTGACGCTTCGTCCATTCCTTGAGAACCCGATACGACAATCGCGCGCTCGCGACCTAGCATATGGAGCACCTCAGCGTAATCCGTTGTGAAATTTGGTCGGTTAATGCCGACGAATTGTGTTTTAAGTGGCACCGGATTTGTCAGCGGTCCGACTAAATTGAAAATCGTTGGCACACCGAGTGCTTGTCGAACTTCGCCGATGCGCTTGAGTTTTGGGTGCATATTCGGCGCATGTAAAAAGGCAATGCCGTGTGTTTGTAAAAGCTCGGTCGTTTGCGCAGTGTTCGGTAACAGCGTAATGCCAAGTGCTTCTAACACATCTGAGCTCCCTGAAGCACTCGAAATTTTACGATTGCCGTGTTTTGCCACTAAAATCCCGCCACCTGCTAGTACGAAAGCCGACGTTGTACTAATATTGAAGCTTTGTAAACCGTCACCACCTGTACCGCAGTTGTCGATGTAAATCCCTTCTGGTGCATCGACTGCGACTGCGTGCGACTTCATGACATGCGCTAAGCCGGCCACTTCATGGGCCGTGACACCTTTATCGTTCATCGCTATTAAAAAGGAAGCAATGTGTTCTTTTGGTGTTTGTTCGTTAAATATGATTTCTGCGGCTTGCTGCATTTCGTCGAAAATTAAATGCTCACGGCGCGCAAGTTGCTCGATATATGGAAGTAAAGACATTGAATTCATCCTTTCATCAGCGCCTCAAAGGGCACGCCTGCTTGATTTGTACGAATATGTGCACGGTTACCTGTAATCGTGATTATATTTTCGGGTGTTGTGAAATCGACCTGGCCATTAAAGCCGATATAGCCGATTAATCCTTGTGCTGGCTTCAGCGCTTTTACGACATCAATCGCATGGAGCGTTGGATTTAAATTACCGTGTTGAATGGTATTTACAGTTTGGCTAGTACCTTGGCAAAAACGTTCAATTGAAGGAGCCTGGTCAGTTGCTGATAGGGTACCATCTCGAACTTGTAAATAGTTGTTTTCCGATGTACCAACAACGGTGCAATCATCAAAATCGATGTAGTACATATATGGTGCTGCGTGTTCGATGCGCAGTTTACGATACAGTGCAAACGCATCACCTGAGAATGTTGCCCCGTACACACCGTCTTGCTGAAGCTCGGGTGTGTGGAGCGCATACGTTGTTTCTTGTGGTGTCTGATTCGCAAACAATTCTTCGATAAATGCATCGATATTAGGCGTGACTTCTTCTGCTTCAATATTTGTATGGAACACTGCGATTTCATCGGTTAAATGATCAAAAATGATGAGCGTGTCATACACATGGAACTCAAGCTCGGGTAAATCGTTTGTCAGCGCATTGATGTAGCCAATGCCACCACCTGTAAACGGATATTCTGTATGGGAAGTAATGCGCGGCATCACTTGTTTTAATAAGGAAATGAGCTCGCCTTCATAGGTATAGTGTTTGTTTGTTAAATGCGACGTATCGATTAGTTGTTCTTGTTCGCCACGATACGTTTTTCGAGGACTAGTGCCAATAAACGAATAGCGTCCGTGCCCTTCATATTTCATTGAGCTTTCTAATAAAAATTTTCGCTCACCGTGTAAGCGTTGGAAAATTGAAATTGGTGTTAATAAATCTCCGTTGACCTTTTTCATGGACGTACGAAAACGCTGTTTAATGGACATCTCGTTACACTCCTCTAAAATTAAATGAAATAAAAAAAACGCCCTCAGCAAAGGAATACCTTTGCTGAGGACGATAATAGACCGCGTTGCCACCTCGATTGAAGTAATAAATACTTCCACTTAAACCTGATAACGGCAGGGAACCGTCCGCCAACTAATGCTAGCAGCTTTCGTAAGGCCCATTCACATGTATCGCTTCGCGCATTTCCACCAGCCATGCGCTCTCTAAAGAAACGAAAATCATGTTACTTTTCTTACTCGACAATTTACTTTGCTCAACTCAAGACGGTGGTTATGCTATCACAACCTGCTACCGTGAAAAATAGAATAAACTTATTCTAACACCGAAATTAAAAAAGTCAAACAATTCTAAAAAGTTTTGGTAGGAAAATAAAAACCAGCTAGCAAAATGGCTAACTGGTGAAACGATCTATAGTAATTTTTTAAAATCAAGACGTTTATTTAATGTGTACATAATCGGTGCGCCGACAGCTAATACGACGAATTCGCCCGCAGCAACGGTTAGCCATGTCCAGAAGAACGGCAACTCTAATGCTAAATTTAACTCAAAGGCGATGATGAACATCGTAAAAGTAAACAGCAGTGTATTAATGACAAGACGCGCGATAATGTTTTTCACAAATTTGCAGATTAAAAGAAACAGACCGATTGTGACAATAGAGTGAGTTACCCCAAACACTAAGTCATACCAGCCAAGCGGCGAGAATAGATTCGCAATGAATACCCCTAAAATAATACCACCTGCAAAGCGTGGATTAAATGCCACTAAATGATTAAACATTTCAGAAACACGGAATTGGACCTCCGTAAATCCGAACGGTGCAACGAGCATTGTGACAGCAATATATAATGCTGCAATAATACCAGTCGTTGCCATAAATTTGACTTTCATATTCAATTCCTCCTAGTTTTTTTACGTGGGATGGTTGCGAACCACGATAAAGAAAGTGCAATCATAGCAAGATTGTAGGAGAAAGTAAAGATGTGTAAGTGCGTTCTTGAATAGTCGAAACATTCAATAATAATTAAGGGGGAATAACATTTTACCTATCATCAATAACGAGGGTATAGTAAAATAAGGAAGTTAATGTAATTATTTGTATTTAATTTAAAATCTATTAAGTATTGGAGAGGAATCACATGAGTATTATTGAAGCGTTAGCAACATCCGTTCCGTACATCCATATGGCAATGAAAGGTGAAGCCATTGTAGCTGTTGTCGATAAAGAAACAGAAATTGTGATGAAATATTTAGCAGGCAAGCGTGTCGATTCAGGTTATAAGGATGGTCAAAAGATAAATCCGAATGATTCGAACGTATATATTGCATTTAGCGGTAGAAATGCAGATGTCGTCATTCCAAAAGATGTATACGGCGTGCCGATTAATGCTTTTTCATTTCCAATTCGAGAAGGCAATCGTGTCGTTGGTGCATTAGCGTTCGGTTTACCAATCGATAACGAAGTGGAATTAGAGCATTATATGGAAGATATGGAGCGCATCATTAATAATCTACAAGATAATGTACATACACTGGCATCGCATTCTGAGCAGCTTGCCGCAACAAGTGAAGAGATCGACAAGCAAACACAAGTAGCACTGGATGATGCAGAAAAATCAAATGGTGTAACATCATTAATAAAAAGTATTTCACGTCAAACAAACTTACTTGGCTTGAATGCCTCAATCGAAGCAGCACGCGCGGGTCAGCATGGCGCTGGCTTTAATATCGTTGCACAAGAGGTTCGTAAATTATCATTTGAAACATCAACAGCAACAGAAAATATCGAAAAATCACTCCATAATATCAACACCAACCTAACGCAATTAAAGCAAAACATGGGGCAAGTTAATTCAGCAACAGGCGAACAAGCGAAGCTCATTCAAGACTTCAGCGAAATTATTGAAGAGTTAAGTGGCTTAAGTAAAGAAATGAAAACATTTATGCATAAGGCATTGCAATAAGAGAACGAACGACGAATGAATGCAAAAAACATTCATTCGTTTTTTGTGTTAAGGAAATTATAGATTATCGCATTGTGGATAACTTTGTATAAAGTTTTCTCTACGTCCAGGCTAAAACGCCAGCCCCTCGGACATTTCAAACCCTCCTGCAAAAGTGGTGAAGCATTTACTTTTGCGTCGGGCCCTCCAATGTCTGAGGCTCACACGACGTGAGTCATGTCGGTCATGCCACATGGATGTGGCGTTTTGAACGATCGGGGCTTGACGGGCGTTTTAGCGCTTTTGTTCATGAAATCGACAAAGTAGACTGCTAAATTGCAAAAATTGAATTCAGAACATTCTAAATGTTATTGACTATCTGAAAGTGAAGGAGTAAGATATTTTTAAACATACTTCAACGAGTTGAAGTGTAACGCTTTAACTCGACAGAGAAAATAGGGGGATAAAACATGAAACGTAATTTACTGAAGCTATCATTCGTATTATTCGGGCTTCTGTTCGTATTAGCTGCATGTGGTACGGAAGAGAAAGACTCTTCAACAAACGACACAGCAAATAGTGGCGCTGGAGAAACAGCACAAACAGAAGATAAAACTTTTAAAATCGGGACAACACAAATCGTCGAACACCCATCTTTAGATGCAGCAAAGGACGGCTTTAAACAAGCAATTAAAGACGCGGGAATCGACGCAGAGTATGTCGATAAATCAGCAAATAATGATAACAGTAACAACATGACAATCGCACAACAATTAGTAAGCGAAAACGTCGATTTAATTTTCGCGAATTCAACACCATCTGCACAGGCTGCAAAAAGTGCAACAGCGGATATTCCAATTATCTTTACATCTGTAACAGATGCAGTCGGTGCCGAGCTGATTGACACCATGGCAGCACCAGGTGCGAACGTAACAGGTACAATCGATTTACACCCAGACACAATGCCAAAATCAGTGGCATTCTTAAAAGAGTTAGGCGCAAAGAATGTCGGGATGATTTACAACGCGGGTGAACAAAACTCAGTAACACAAATCGCAGCAGTTAAAGAAATCGCAGCAAAAGAAGGCGTAACAATCCTTGATACAGCAGTATCAGCTTCTTCAGAAGTACGTCAAGCGGCTGAATCATTAATCGGTAAAGTCGATGCTTTCTATGTTGTAACAGATAACACAGTTGTTTCAGCATTAGAATCAGTAGTTGATGTAGCCAATACCAACACATTACCATTAATCGTTGGGGAATTAGATTCTGTAGCGCGCGGTGGTTTAGCAGCTTATGGTTTCGACTACTACGATATTGGTTACGAAGCAGGTCAAATGGCCGCACAAATTTTATTAGAAGGTAAATCACCTGCTGAAATGCCAGCAGCTTACCCAGCTAACTTAAAATTAGTGATCAATAAAGCAGTGGCAGACAGCTTAGGTTTAGAAGTGAAACCAGAGTGGGGCGCTGAAATACAATAATGTAGGATTCGCGCTTGGGTCACCTCTTTGTGTGAACCAAGCGCGAATGTTTATTTAAAGAGAAAAGTTAGGAGATGATTCAACATGTTTGCAGCTTTATTTGGTTCAGTGGAGCAAGGAATCATCTATGCAATTATGGCACTTGGCGTGTACTTAACATTCCGCGTGCTAGATTTTCCGGATTTAACGGTTGATGGAAGCTTTGTAACGGGTGCAGGGACAGCCGCGATGATGATCGTGCTTGGCTACAATCCGATACTCGCAACCTTCGTCGCAACAATTGCTGGATTTATTGCTGGATGTATGACAGGGATTTTACACACAAAAGGCAATATCAACCCATTGTTAT
The sequence above is a segment of the Solibacillus sp. FSL H8-0523 genome. Coding sequences within it:
- a CDS encoding pirin-like C-terminal cupin domain-containing protein; amino-acid sequence: MLAGNLGTVTHLENPMPVNIYEGTITGEFELPIAKGYNSYFYVLVGSGVVSEEAVDTFDLTHFEETTDAKIVHITANESMRFLFISGEPIKAPVVVRGRFQQVFLGYEHGVIVPNQPK
- a CDS encoding sulfate permease, producing MSIKDFFAGIFFIGIAGYFTFELVSDMSLLFTDSTTLWQYFIAFFRIALIIFLFNLGLTFIKKFFVGNTVQKR
- the trpA gene encoding tryptophan synthase subunit alpha; protein product: MTLQQQLENVLQAGNKAFVPYIMAGDGGLATLKPTILKLQQLGVSAIEVGIPFTDPVADGPVIEQAGERALKSGVTLKKVIAQLTSFADEITIPLVVMTYLNPILAYGIDAFARDARLAGVKGLIVPDMPYEERDVIHPALKQQDIALVQLVSLTSPPERVKKLAEASEGFIYAVTVNGITGERASFASQLAEHFASLKQVSTIPVLAGFGISTPEHVKSFGDIADGVIVGSKIVTALLEDDWATIEALVQATKQVGSI
- the trpB gene encoding tryptophan synthase subunit beta, producing MTVLKGRFGQFGGQFVPETLMTPLAELEAAYEEAKNDPSFQEELNYYLKQYVGRETPLYYAERLSAKMGGAKIYLKREDLNHTGAHKINNAIGQALLAKRMGKKKIVAETGAGQHGVATATACALLDMECIVYMGAEDVRRQQLNVFRMELLGTKVVAVEKGSATLKDAVNEALRHWVTHVDDTHYILGSALGPHPFPTIVRDFQRVIGDETRAQILQQEGRLPDTIIACIGGGSNAIGMFYPFVADTDVALYGIEAAGAGVDTDKHAAAIHVGKTGVLHGALMYLLQDDNGFVQEAHSISAGLDYPGVGPEHCHLHESGRAQYPSVTDSQALEGVKLLCETEGILPALESAHAIYYAAEFAKTRPQDEIIVVCLSGRGDKDVHTLMDKLGGDHV
- a CDS encoding phosphoribosylanthranilate isomerase gives rise to the protein MTKVKICGLKEVEHVESAVAAGADFIGLMFAPSKRRITVEQAVELVAHIPANVKKVGVFVNEDAETIKQIASQVGLDYIQYHGDESAEEIKAIGLPAIKAFSIRTQADVERAATYDVDYYLFDAPGSDFRGGSGHSFDWTLLDDVSILLDKVILAGGLTEENVGIAIMLVEPFAVDVSSGVEVDGRKSSDKIKSFVERAKGELIL
- the trpC gene encoding indole-3-glycerol phosphate synthase TrpC, translating into MTILNKIIEQKKSELPGLLANAPSFPSITKVRPSLYETLRSTNTLQVISEMKRASPSQGDIATHIDPVEQATQYELAGAACISVLTEQAFFKGSFDDLNAVAQAVNIPVLCKDFIIHEVQLDYAKAAGASVVLLIVAALTDEALQALHTYATNLGLEVLVEVHDVEELQRAVAIDAKIIGVNNRNLKTFEVSLETTRDIATHVPSSTIAFISESGIWNEDDARYVAEAGAKGVLVGESLMRSGDVQAALKALKIELSAKVGEQ
- the trpD gene encoding anthranilate phosphoribosyltransferase, which encodes MSLLPYIEQLARREHLIFDEMQQAAEIIFNEQTPKEHIASFLIAMNDKGVTAHEVAGLAHVMKSHAVAVDAPEGIYIDNCGTGGDGLQSFNISTTSAFVLAGGGILVAKHGNRKISSASGSSDVLEALGITLLPNTAQTTELLQTHGIAFLHAPNMHPKLKRIGEVRQALGVPTIFNLVGPLTNPVPLKTQFVGINRPNFTTDYAEVLHMLGRERAIVVSGSQGMDEASLAGENTFVLLDRGDIIPFKLRAEDVGLTQQPLSAIRGGTPQENAIIMRDLLKGKQSVYFDTVVLNAGIGFFAYGLADTMKEGIELAKDSILSGRALEKLENVVAYSQQVAEEESLT
- a CDS encoding metal ABC transporter ATP-binding protein gives rise to the protein MSIKQRFRTSMKKVNGDLLTPISIFQRLHGERKFLLESSMKYEGHGRYSFIGTSPRKTYRGEQEQLIDTSHLTNKHYTYEGELISLLKQVMPRITSHTEYPFTGGGIGYINALTNDLPELEFHVYDTLIIFDHLTDEIAVFHTNIEAEEVTPNIDAFIEELFANQTPQETTYALHTPELQQDGVYGATFSGDAFALYRKLRIEHAAPYMYYIDFDDCTVVGTSENNYLQVRDGTLSATDQAPSIERFCQGTSQTVNTIQHGNLNPTLHAIDVVKALKPAQGLIGYIGFNGQVDFTTPENIITITGNRAHIRTNQAGVPFEALMKG
- a CDS encoding QueT transporter family protein; the encoded protein is MKVKFMATTGIIAALYIAVTMLVAPFGFTEVQFRVSEMFNHLVAFNPRFAGGIILGVFIANLFSPLGWYDLVFGVTHSIVTIGLFLLICKFVKNIIARLVINTLLFTFTMFIIAFELNLALELPFFWTWLTVAAGEFVVLAVGAPIMYTLNKRLDFKKLL